The genomic interval GATATTCCTGGTGGAGTGATTGGAAATATTATTGCAGGTTTTGTTGGTGCATGGTTAGGATCATTAATTCTTGGAGATTGGGGTCCAACAATTGCAGATTTTGCTCTAATTCCAAGTATTATTGGTGCAGTTATTTTAGTCTTTATTTTAAGCCTAATTATGCGTGGAATGCGTAAAACCACATAAAAAGAAATAGGGGAAATGGGCATTTTAAGCCCATTTCCTTTATTTTGTTTCCTTTAACAACTCTTCCCAATTTTCATCAGGGAATATTGGATGCCTGTCCAATGGAGGAGCAAAGACGGTGATTTCTTCCATGGAGATAGGATGGATGAATTGAATTTTTACCGCATGTAAAGCTTGTCGATCAAAAATTGGTTTTCCGCCATATAGCACATCTCCTGCTAGAGGATGATGAATAGAGCTTAAATGAACTCTAATTTGATGTGTTCTCCCTGTATCCAAAGTACAAGAGATAAGGGTTAATCCTTTGTTTGGTAATTGTTTCATTCGTTTAAAATGGGTGATCGCTGCTTGGCCAGTTTCTGATATTCTTCTCCGGCTTCCGTGATGTCTGTCCTTTCCAATGGCCTTATCAATCGTTCCTTTTTTCTGTGAGAGGGATCCTTGAACAAGAGCGATATAGGTTCTTTTGATTTTCCGTTCCCTCAACATATAATCGAGCATGTTTGCGACTAAATCATGTTTCGCAAAGAGAATACAGCCAGTTGTATCTCGATCCAAGCGATGAATATGCTTTAATTGTCTTTCTTCTCCATTCATTAGCAAATGATAGGCAACTCCGTTTAATAAAGAAGATGCATCTTCTAAAGAATGTGGATGTGTATCAATAGAAGCTGGCTTATTAACAACTAGCAGAAAATCATCTTCATAAAGAATAGATAGTTCCATATAGGTTGGAATTATGTCATTGGGCTGTGGATGAAATAGTTTTATTTTTAAAATATCTTCCTTCGTAAGCAACGTATTCCAAGGAACATTTTGGTTATTTAACTGGATTTTTTTCTCCATTTTAAACAAATGAATTTGTTTTTTGGATGCCAATAAAACCTCTGAAAAAAATGCTTCAATTGATAATCCTTCCCATTGTAAAGGGATTTTGAGTAGAAGCCAGTCTCCCTTTCTTTCAAATATCATATAAAATCTCCTTCACTATTCGATAAATATAAATTAAAAAAATGTCTTAAATTTTACATAGTCATCATATCATGGTTTTAATTACCACAGAAATGGTTTTGGGGGATATGGTAGACTAGTGGTAATACTTTATGTAGTGTAAATTTATATTAGAAACAAAGAGGGTGTCTCATTTCATGAAAGTAGTTTTTGCATCAACACCAACACAAGAGGAAAGAATTGAGGAACTGATTCAAGCCTTTTACTCAAAGATATTTCCGTTCTATTTTACCGATAAGGAAATAAATAAGTTTGAACGATTAAAAGTCCTTGCTATCACTCCAGAAAAAGCACAGCAATTAAGTACATTAAAAACGTCTTATCAAGTAATTGCAAGCCTTCAAACCCTTGTAAATATTTTAGAATCCCCAGAAGATAAACATAAATATAAACATCTATTTGCAAAAAATGTTCGGATTTTAGAGGACTTGGATATCTTTTTCCCATTTGATTTAGACAATTTTAAAATCAACGATAATGGAAATACCTTTAATCAATCAAATTTTAGTATGTACACTGAGGCAAATAATCAGTATTTAGTATAACCTTTTTTATTTGCCTGGCATCTTAGTATTCCTAGTTGGAATAAAAAATAAGCCATCGCTTTTTTTTTACAGTAAAGGGTTTCTTTTTTGGATGCATTCTAATTAAATGATACAAGAATTGACGTATGAATTGGCATACGTCTTTTTCCTTATTTATCAAGGTTTCTACGGAATTCCCTTTACTTTGGCATAGCAATAGATGTCAAGTCTTCTGTCCCTTTGCAGTGCCGTTTTGAGTAGAGGGTCCTGGGATATAAGGTAAAGCACCTGAGTTGTAAAATAGACGGAAAAATTTCGCTTATTTAGTAATTATTATAAAAAAAGGCTTAAATAGACGGAGAGATTCCGCCTATTGACTCGAAAAAAGCAAAAAAGGGAGATTTTGCTTTGTATAATCGGAAAACCTTCCCTTATTTACCCCGAAATAAGCACTATTTTGCAATTAACCGGAAAACCTCCGCTTATTTCCCTTTTGCCGGTTACTCGATTCAGGACAAAACACCTTATTTAAAGGAGAGTGTGTATTCCAAATAAAGAAACTCGCCAATGGCGAGTTTTCCCATTTTATATACCGATAACGATACCACTGTCAAATCGGAACCCTTCGCTTTTTATTGCGACGGCTTATTTTTTGACTTTTTATTTCGTAACACTGTATTCTTCGAGCCATTGTTTAAATACTTCAGGTTCTCTATAGCCGTTGATTCTTCCTACTTCTTCTCCATTTTTGTACTGGACAATTGTTGGCGTAGAATCGATATTGTATTTATCCCAGCCTTCTTCAAATTCCCATAGGTTATATTGATCAATCGATACATTTAAGTCCTCTGCAAGGGGCATTAATTCTGGTGTTGTCTGTTTACAATATATACATTCTGAGCTAAAGAAGTATACGGTAACATCTTCTTCGGTTTTTAATTTCTTCTCGAGTTCGTCAGGAACAATAATATTTTGGTAATTCGGATCATCTAATATTTCCATTGTTTCAGGTTCCAAATCCTCTTTTTTATATAAATTCCCTTCTACTGCTTTTTCTTTTTGCATATTAGATAGAAAGGCTACCCCTGCAAATAAAATAATAATAAAAACTAAGAAAAAAATTACTTTTTTCATTCATTCATCTCCTTTGTTTTTTTCCAAATGATGATGCTACAAGTAAAGATTATGATAAATCCAACAAGTGCCATAAAGGGAATGGTTATAAAGCCTAACCAATTTATGTATTCTCCTGTGCAAGGGACTGGTCCACAAGAGGCAGAACCTTCAAAGATGCTAGCTAATTTTTGTTTGGAATAATGATAAATGGAAATGCATGCGCCAAATCCAGAAAGAATCATTGTGTAAAAGGTGATTTTATAATCTTTTCGTATCACAGCAAGTCCTAAAATAATCACAAAGGGGTACATTAATATTCGTTGATACCAACATAATGTGCAAGGAACAAACTCTCTAATTTCTGAAAAGTATAGGCTACCGAACATGCTGAGGACAGATGCAATCCAAGCTAAGTATAAGAGATGCTCTCGGGAATCTTTCTGCTTTGTTTTTTCTTCCATACGATTCTCCTTTTATTGTCTTTATTCAACTACTTAAAAAACATTTTCATTATAGAAAAAGTATAAAGCTATTTGGAAATGATGTAAACAAACTAGATTTAATGAAAGACAGAGATTATATCTGAAAAAAATGGGGAAATGTAGAAATAGTAAATAGAAAGTAAAATTATCATAAAAATGGCCGTTTTCTATAAGCTTGTTGCTTTATCATTTGCGGGTCATAGCAATAAACTTTACAAAAACAGCTTAAAAAAAGAAACATACATAAGGGAGTCAAAGATTATGCCGAAATTGGATTTAACGAAATTTGAAAAAAAATTAATTATCCGAAATACGGAATACGACGATATTGGTAAAATTATGAAGCTTCAAGCTGAATGTTTTCCAGGCATGGATCCTTGGAAAAAAGATCAATTAAAAAGTCATCTCGATATCTTTCAAGAAGGTCAATTTGTAGCAGAATACGACGGTGAGATCATTGGTTCTTGCTCGAGCTTGATTATTAACTTCGACGAATATGATGCACGACATACTTGGGATGAAGTGACAGACGGTGGATACATCACTAATCATAATCCAGATGGCTATAATCTTTATGGGATTGAAGTAATGGTAGATCCAGCTTTTCGGCGAATGAAAATAGGTCACCGTCTTTATGAAGCAAGAAAAGAACTAGTTCGGCAATTAAATTTACAAAGTATTATTATTGGTGGCAGGATCCCGAATTATTATAAGTATGAAGATCAAATGACAGCTAGAGAATATGTGCAGGAAGTGCTGCATCATAAAATATATGATCCTGTTTTGTCTTTTCAGCTAATTAATGGTTTTACATTAATGCGCATTAATACAAACTATTTGCCAGACGATGCACAATCGAAAAGCTATGCGACGATTATGGAATGGAACAATGTAGAATATATGCCAAAATCAAAACGCTTTTTCACAAGTAGCTATCCGGTGCGGATTTGTGTTGTTCAATATATGATGAGACAAATATATAGCTTTGAGGATTTCGCTAATCAAGTAGAATATTATACAGATGTGGCATCCGATGCTGAATCAGATTTTGTTGTGTTTCCAGAGCTGCTTACTTCTCAATTGATGTCTTTTATGAATGAACGTGTTCCAAGTACTGCCATTAGAAAAGTTACGGAATATACGGAGCAATATATTGAGCTTTTTACAAATTTAGCGATTCGATATAATATCAACATTATTGGTGGATCTCATTTTGTGAAGGAAGATGATGATGAGATTTATAATATTGCGTATCTTTTTAGAAGAGATGGGACCATTGAAAAACAATATAAACTACATATAACACCGAATGAGCGAAAATGGTGGGGGATAAGACGAGGAGATGCTATAAGGGTTTTTGATACAGATTGTGGGAAAATAGCGATACAAATTTGTTATGATATTGAATTTCCAGAGCTTGCTCGAATTGCAACAGATATGGGAGCGAAAATTATCTTTACTCCATTCTGTACAGAAGATCGCCAAGGTTATTTACGGGTTCGCTATTGTGCACAAGCAAGAGCTGTAGAAAATCAAATTTATACCGTTATTGCAGGGACTGTGGGAAATTTACCTCAAACTGAAAATATGGATATTCAATATGCCCAATCAGCGATCTTTGCTCCATCCGATTTTGAATTTGCAAGAGATGGGATTGTTGGTGAAACAAACCCTAATATCGAAATGGTTATGATAGGTGATGTAGACTTAGAAATCCTAAGACGTCAACGCCAAGGAGGAACCGTTCGCCAATTAAAAGATAGACGATTTGATGTTTATCGGATTGAGTATAAGAAGTAAGAAAATGCACAGTGTAAAACCACGGCCAAAAGCCGTGGTTTTTTGGTGGAATTCTTTTGAAAAATTACATAGTGGTTGTGTGAATCCAGTCATCCTCCGCTAAATCGTTGGCGTGGTCGATATAGCGTAATAATGAATATAAATGTTTTTCTATGACAGAATAATCATGTTCAAAGTTATAGGCGTGTAGAAATTGTTCAATTTTTTTTGAGAGAAAGTTATCCTGGGTTCTTACCATTAATATAAGAAGATTATCCCATTCTGATCGATGAGTATAGTAAAGGGCACGATCATAATCTGTGTTAGTCATTTTAATGCCTCCTTATGTGGGAAGGAGATGATTTTATTATATGAAGAAAGGTCATAATGTTACCCACTAAAAGTTGGCTATATTGATTTAAAAGGGTTTTCTATTTTTACCTGTATAATTTCTAGTGGCAGAAAAATGAGAAATTTTCCTAAATGTGAATAAGGAATACTACACATCCACAATATAAAGAAAAAAGGGGTTATTATGAAAAGGCGACTTATTATTCTATTGACAACTTGCTTATTTCTACATCCTTTTCCAAAGGAATTTCGTGCGGAATCGATTATTGATGCTAGTAAAGTGTATACATACGAGGACTTC from Niallia sp. FSL W8-0635 carries:
- a CDS encoding GlsB/YeaQ/YmgE family stress response membrane protein: MGFLWSLIIGGIIGWLAGLIVGKDIPGGVIGNIIAGFVGAWLGSLILGDWGPTIADFALIPSIIGAVILVFILSLIMRGMRKTT
- a CDS encoding RluA family pseudouridine synthase, translating into MIFERKGDWLLLKIPLQWEGLSIEAFFSEVLLASKKQIHLFKMEKKIQLNNQNVPWNTLLTKEDILKIKLFHPQPNDIIPTYMELSILYEDDFLLVVNKPASIDTHPHSLEDASSLLNGVAYHLLMNGEERQLKHIHRLDRDTTGCILFAKHDLVANMLDYMLRERKIKRTYIALVQGSLSQKKGTIDKAIGKDRHHGSRRRISETGQAAITHFKRMKQLPNKGLTLISCTLDTGRTHQIRVHLSSIHHPLAGDVLYGGKPIFDRQALHAVKIQFIHPISMEEITVFAPPLDRHPIFPDENWEELLKETK
- a CDS encoding DUF5365 family protein codes for the protein MKVVFASTPTQEERIEELIQAFYSKIFPFYFTDKEINKFERLKVLAITPEKAQQLSTLKTSYQVIASLQTLVNILESPEDKHKYKHLFAKNVRILEDLDIFFPFDLDNFKINDNGNTFNQSNFSMYTEANNQYLV
- a CDS encoding thioredoxin family protein, encoding MKKVIFFLVFIIILFAGVAFLSNMQKEKAVEGNLYKKEDLEPETMEILDDPNYQNIIVPDELEKKLKTEEDVTVYFFSSECIYCKQTTPELMPLAEDLNVSIDQYNLWEFEEGWDKYNIDSTPTIVQYKNGEEVGRINGYREPEVFKQWLEEYSVTK
- a CDS encoding disulfide oxidoreductase; translated protein: MEEKTKQKDSREHLLYLAWIASVLSMFGSLYFSEIREFVPCTLCWYQRILMYPFVIILGLAVIRKDYKITFYTMILSGFGACISIYHYSKQKLASIFEGSASCGPVPCTGEYINWLGFITIPFMALVGFIIIFTCSIIIWKKTKEMNE
- a CDS encoding GNAT family N-acetyltransferase; translated protein: MPKLDLTKFEKKLIIRNTEYDDIGKIMKLQAECFPGMDPWKKDQLKSHLDIFQEGQFVAEYDGEIIGSCSSLIINFDEYDARHTWDEVTDGGYITNHNPDGYNLYGIEVMVDPAFRRMKIGHRLYEARKELVRQLNLQSIIIGGRIPNYYKYEDQMTAREYVQEVLHHKIYDPVLSFQLINGFTLMRINTNYLPDDAQSKSYATIMEWNNVEYMPKSKRFFTSSYPVRICVVQYMMRQIYSFEDFANQVEYYTDVASDAESDFVVFPELLTSQLMSFMNERVPSTAIRKVTEYTEQYIELFTNLAIRYNINIIGGSHFVKEDDDEIYNIAYLFRRDGTIEKQYKLHITPNERKWWGIRRGDAIRVFDTDCGKIAIQICYDIEFPELARIATDMGAKIIFTPFCTEDRQGYLRVRYCAQARAVENQIYTVIAGTVGNLPQTENMDIQYAQSAIFAPSDFEFARDGIVGETNPNIEMVMIGDVDLEILRRQRQGGTVRQLKDRRFDVYRIEYKK
- a CDS encoding YhdB family protein, producing the protein MTNTDYDRALYYTHRSEWDNLLILMVRTQDNFLSKKIEQFLHAYNFEHDYSVIEKHLYSLLRYIDHANDLAEDDWIHTTTM